Sequence from the [Clostridium] scindens genome:
GCGGCTGTGCAGGAAAGGCTCAGGAGAAAAAAACGTCGGACGCGCCAGAATGGATCATGGAAGAAATAAACCGGTACAATAACGAAGACATGAGGCAGATAGATATTAAGGAAGACACAACGGTTTCAGAAGGAAAACTGGTTAAGGATGAGACTGTCATCATGGACAAAAAGAATCATTTAGCCAGCAATATTGGAACGAAGGAGGGACCAGGAGATAACAGGGACGAGTATTCTATGTTTTTTGGAATGGAAGGCGCAAAGGCTTTTGAGATTTACAAATATAAAGAACAGGATCAATTTTATAAAGAAACTGTTTCAGAGGATCTGGCAAATCTATATATAGACGGCAGAAAACTGGAAATCTCGGATAAGGCCAAAATCAAAGAGGAGGGAGAAGAGACCCTGGATGGGCAAAAGGCGATCAAAGTAAAAGTAACGGACCCAGGCTTTGAAAGGCTAACAGACCGAGCGGACTATAAGGAAATGATAGATGACGCGAAAGTGGCGGACGCGGATACATACCAGGAAGAACTGGATAAATATATGGAACTAAAAGAAAAGGAATGGACTTTATGGTTTGACGCGGAGTCCCACCTGCTTAAAAAAGTCTTTTTTTGACAGTTCCGTAGAAGACAATTTTACCTTATATCTACTATCAGCCCAGGATCCTGAATCCGACTTTGCAAAGCAGCGGCCAAAAAAGGGCACCACAATATGGAATATCAAGATGGGCGACGAATGTGATACCATAAATCTGCCGGAAGAATATAAAGAATTCTAAGCGATATAGGATCCTGCATGCAGGCAGGAAGAAGAATATGCGTCATTGGGCTAGGCGAAGGCGGAGGAGTATGATAGAATGCAAGCAGTATCATCTTTGCCGGAGGGAAATAGAATGTTTAACACGATTCCATTTTTGACGTATGTAGTCGTTGCCAATATATCGCCGGGGCCCAATGCAATTTTATCCTTATCCAATGCCAGCCGATATCCGTTAAGAAAGGCGATCCGCTTTAATTTGGGTATTGCGGTGGGCGTGTTTGCGGTAATGCTGCTTTGCGGCATATTTGGCCTGGCTGTGCTGGAAGTGTTTCCGCCGATACAGAAGATCCTGGTATGGGTAGGCGCGGCTTATATCCTTTGGCTTGCTTTCCAGACGCTGAAAGATGAAGGAAAAGAAGAGGAAGCGGGAGAAAAGGAGCCCGGGAACCTTTTTGTGAAGGGGATAGTACTCCAGTTTGTCAATCCAAACACCATCTTATATGGCGTAACGGCGTTCACGACGTTTATTCTTCCTTACTATAAAAAACCGATGTATCTAATCGCCTTTTCTGTCTTTTTGTCATGGATGGCATTTGTGGAGAATGGATGCTGGACGGTGTTCGGCTCTTTGTTCCAGAAGATCATCGTGCGCTACAGGCGTGCGGTGAACGTGTTTCTTGCGCTGCTTCTTGCATATTGCGCGGTTTCGCTGGTGATATAAGGAAATTGGGATTAAGATTTGACATTTGGGGCAATGCTATATATAATGATAACGACAAGAGATGTCTGCGAGCCAGTAGTACAGCGAATGATCAGGGCTTGTACTGGTTTCGACGGGGGTCTGGAAGTTGGAGAAGCCATCCGTAGCGGGACACTACGTTAAAAGTTCCAATTAAATATAAACGCAGACAATAGAGAATTAGCGTACGCTGCCTAATTAGGCGGCAGTCGGCCCCGGATCTTCCGCCGTCTGGGTCACCGGCTTCAAACAGGCGGAGCACTTCGTTTCCAAAGCTTTGAGGGAATGGAAGAACTTATGAAGCTACTAAAGTCGGCAGCCTGTCATTAGGCGGCTGATGGAGGGAATGTCAATATAATGACTGTGATGGGAGATGCTTTGATGGATGGGCTTTCGGACGCGGGTTCAACTCCCGCCAGGTCCACTAAAAAAACGCCGTAGTTACGGCGCTTTTTTTATGTAATAATATAAGCATTAAATCTGTGCCAAGAAATCGCTAAAGATCTTGCAATGCAGTTCCTCATCAAGCGACAGCCTGGCAAGCATCTTCGATACAAGCGGATCCTTGATTTCTTGTGCCTGGTCTGCATACGCCTTAGCGGCAAATCGTTCGGACTCGGCATTTATTGATAGCAGCGTCCGAACGTCGCAGCTATAGTTTACCATATCGCCACACCAGTACGATTCAGGTTCTGAAGAGCGGCATTCCGGCTGGGCCCCAAGCAGGGTGATGAGTTGGCCGAGTATGGAGAAATGATGCTGTTCCACTACGGCCATCCGTTGGATCAGCCGCCGGATGCCTTGATAATCGTTGCTGATCGTCCAGGACTGGAACAGGTATTGGTGCACGGTCGTCATCTCGCTGGCAGCAGAGGCAAAGTCAGGCATAAGAATATGCGCATAACGCAGGTTCTTTTCCGAGACAGCGACGTTAGGATACCAATTGGAGTGAATGACTGGAATAGAGTTGGGATTTGCGTGGATATTGTATCGAATATTGCTCATAATACATCCTCCTAAAAATCTATTGATATAATTACCACTTTATGAAATATGGCGTGAGTATAGAACCGGCCGGCCAACACCATTAGAAAAGGTATAAGAGGGCTTTCGGTTGAAGAATGTCGGAATAAGGGATATTATGATAATAAGTTTATCAATGTTGGTCTTGGGGAATGGGATGGAGGAATTATGAAAAAAAACGAAATCAAATTCGGAAAGAATCGCTATGTTAAGTATTTATATGGAAGAATGGAAGTATAGGGATCAGACAATGCTGGCAACGCTGTATAAGACATCATTTATATCATTTGTGATTATTATGCTGCCTTATCTGAAGACGTATTTTGGAATCAGCCAGGAACTACCATTTAAGGATTGGATGTTTTCACTTTGCGGCATTATATTGGCACTGATATTTGTCCCTGTAAATATAGGAAATCTGGCCAGGCAAAAGAAGAGTTCGGAAACGATAAGGAAGATTATAGATTTGTTGCCCGAAGAACTTCAAAGAGAAGGAATAGATGGTTTTTCCTTAGCTCATATGCGGGTTGCGCAATATCTCGTATTTGTATTGCAGTTAGCGGTATTTGTGCTGGGAATCGTTGTTATCCATGTAAGAGTTTAATATATAAGGCACCCTTCGGGTTGCTTTTCTAATATGGGTGTAACATTATAGATATTGATACGTTAATAGTACAAAGGGGGTGGCAGAAGATCTGATACAGGAGACATTTCTGAAAGCCTTATGTTCAATGGAACTGTCACAGGATGCAGTGCTTCCCTGGCTCTTAAGGGTGGCAAAAAATCTGTATATCGATGCATGGCGAAGGCAGAGGCATCATACAGAAGCAAAGGGCGGTCGTGCTGTATTACTTTGCGGGGCTTTCCCAGGCAGATATCGCAAGGCAGCTGGGAATGAGTCATGGAAATGTGCGGGTCATGCTGCACCGTGCGAAACAGAGACTAAGGAACCTATTAGAGGATTGATAAAGAAGGTGGGCCTATGAAGTATGAAGAAAGATTTCAAAGATATCTGGACGGAGACGCAGATGAACATGAGAGTGTCCAGATAGAAGAAGACCTGGAAAAAATGCGGATATTGTCATCCTATCTTGACAGCAGGCTGGATGCCCAACTGTTCGCGGAGGAAGAAGGAGGAGACCAGGCAGGCAAAGATGACGGGCTGAGCCGGCAGGTATCCAGGGCGGTAGGGCGGAAGCTTAGGAGATATGCGATAGCCGCCAGCATTATTATCGTGCTGGTCATCGTGCCTCTCATCATTTATGGCCTATCGCCCCTGATGGACAGAGTATTCTATAATCCATCAAAACAAGTGACGGTGGAGGCGCCTGATGGTAACAGCGCGGTAGTCTATTCCGTATTTCCGCTAGCAATGAGAACCTATATGGAATTGTTCTGTGCAGATAAGGGAAGGGCTGATGTAGCAGTCCGGCCGGAAGGGTATGGACGATATTCGCTGGATGTACGGACCCAGGTCAATGGAGAGATTACCCATCATTCTCTGGAACTGACGAGAAATCATCTGTATCGATTGGATATGAACTGGAATCAGCCAGATGTTCCGGGAAACGCGTTTACTTACTGTGTGGAGGAGGAAGAGATGTACTGCGGGGACAGTCTGGAGGAAACGGCAAGCAAATTGAAAGATGTGCCGGAGGCATTGAAGATCCGCGCGGCAGTTTCCTTTAAGAAGCCGAAAAACGCAGAAGAATTGTCCGCATTTATGAAAGCCTACGATTCCCAATATCTTTCTATTCCATTTATATCCTGTGAGAAACAGGAAGGGATCATGACGGATGGCTTTGGATTCTGTCCGGAGATTATCGGTACGGATCTTACAGATTGTTATGATCAGGCGAAATATCCATATCTTGGGCTTGAAGAGTATCAGGAAGGAGAGATTCCGGCAGAAGTCTATACGAGTCATGTGGAATCGATGCTTCAATACATGCTTGACAGTCCTGACTTCTTGAGAATCTTTGATTCGGGGGCGCCCGGGGTCAATCTGCTGAATGATGCGAAGTACAAGACGGCTCTTGCATATGTCAGGGAGCATGGGGTGTACGGATATGGGGCTGTTGTCAATGCGACGAAGCAGGAACTTCTGGCTATGCTTGAGGATCCATCTGTAGACGGCGCATATATGATGGACAGTTTTCTGGATCTTAGGTTCTGACGGTGCGGCGATTACATTTAGATTGGAATTTTATGGGATTCAGGGTATACTATAGATAGGAACAATAAACGGTGTAGCAGGATTGAGGAAGGGAGTGGGCAGTATGACAGAAAATGTAATTATTACGATTGGACGCCAGTACGGAAGCGGAGGACGGGAGATTGGAATCCGGCTTGCCAAGAAACTGGAGATTCCTCTCTACGACCACAATCTGGTGGCAATGGCGGCAAAAGAGCTGGGTATCAGCGAGAAGGAAGCCAAAGAAGCGGATGAGACGGCACTGGAAGGATTTCTGTCATCCTATATTGTAGGCCCTGGCGACTATGCAGTCTATATGAATGCAGAAGACGACATGCGCCCCTTGACAGACCGGGTTTATCGGGCCCAGTCTGAGATCATAAAGAGGCTGGCAGATAGAAGCCCTTGCGTCATCGTCGGACGGTGTGCGGATTATATCTTAAGTGACTGCCCCAAATGCATCAGCGTATTTATCTGCGCGGATAAAGAAGACAGAATCCACAGAATAGCGGCCCTCAGAGATCTGCCTGAGAGAAAGGCGGCAGAGAAGATTAAGAAGGTTGACAGGGAGAGAAGATATTATTACGAGTCCAATACCGGAGAAGAGTGGGGCAAATCGGGAACATACCAGGTGATATTGAATGTAAGCCGGACCGGTATCGAAAAAGCAGTGGATATGCTGGCTGCCCTGTTTAATGGGCTATGTGATTAGAAGATATAAAATGGCGCCTGCCGCTTGCTTAAGGCGGATGTCATGCAAAAAGGAACTGCTGCTTATTCTGCGGCAGTTCCTTTTGCAGTTGTGAATGGAATGCTAACCAAAAAGTTTCTTATCGAACTCCGGATTTGCATAATAATAATTCTTTGCATCCAGTTTGTCTTTGGTCTTTTCCAATGCTTCTCCGAAACGCTGGAAGTGAACCACCTCTCTTGCGCGTAAGAACCGGATGGGATCTTTGATCTCCGGGTCATCAACGACTCTTAAGATGTTGTCATAAGTGGTCCTTGCCTTCTGCTCGGCAGCCAGGTCTTCGAACAAGTCAGTGATTGCATCGCCTTTGGATTGGAATTCACAGGCATTAAATGGAATTCCGCCTGCAGCCTGCGGCCATAATCCGGAAGTGTGGTCGATGTAATAAGCATCAAATCCAGCTGTCTTTGCATCTTCCGGAGACATATCCTTGGTCAGCTGATAGATGATCGCGCAGACAATCTCCAGATGTGCCAGTTCCTCCGTACCAATATCGGTCAGAAGTCCGGCTACTTCCTTGCATGGCATGGTGTAACGTTGGGAAAGATATCTCATAGAGGCGGCCAATTCGCCGTCAGGCCCGCCAAACTGGCTGATGATCAATTGTGCTGTCTTAGGGCAGGTCTTTGATATCTTAACCGGGTATTGCAGTCGTTTTTCATAAGTCCACATTAAATATGCCCTCCTTCCCAAGGAGTCGGCCCTTCCGCCCAGGAATGATATTCACATGAGCAGTCCAGAGTCAGAGGTCCGAATTCCTTCGCGTATTTCTGCATCAGTTCCTTCCTCTTGGATGCGGCCTGCTGGAAATCAGACTTGGCGATTGAATCCATCGGATGGGTATCCAGATACAGGGTCAGATCATTGAATACGAAGCTGATCTCGTTGATCTTCTGCAGTAATGCATGTCTATCTTCCATCAGTGCCACCTCCCATAAAGAAAGGAAGGTCCAGTTCCTTGAAGACCGTTCCTCTTGCTAAAGCCTCTTCAGGTTCATACAGCTGTCCATATATCTGCATGGGAATAGCAGCCATTGCCAGGACGCAAGTACATTCCTGACGGGTGTTCTGCTGGTTTTTGTCCATATAGATCGACTCCTTTCTAGCCAAAGTGGCTTGTATATTGCTATACACTACTATTATCCCCGACGCAAGGCATGATTTATGTTATAATATAAATGGTAATTTCACAAAGACGACATATTTCTTTGGTATGATTTAAGAAAAGTATTGGAACATCTTTGGATGGAGGTTATGTCATATGGAAAAAATTAAAATTTTGATCGTAGATGATGAGAGCAGGATGCGCAAGCTGGTAAAAGATTTCCTTGGGCGGGAAGGCTATCTCGTCCGGGAGGCGGGAGATGGCATGGAGGCCTTGGAAATCTTCTACGAGGAGAAGGATATTGCGCTGATCATCCTGGATGTCATGATGCCAAGGATGGACGGATGGCAGACTTGCAGGGAGATCCGGCAGTCTTCCCAAGTGCCGATCATCATGCTGACGGCCAGATCAGAGGAGCATGACGAATTGCAAGGATTCGAGCTGGGTGTGGATGAATATATCTCTAAGCCTTTCAGCCCGAAGATTCTGGTTGCCAGGGTAGAAGCAATCCTAAGGAGGTCCCACGCGATTGGAACCGGGGATGTGATCGATGCGGGTGGAATCATGATAGACAAGGCGGCCCATCAGGTTAAGATTGACGACACAGAGATTGATTTAAGTTTTAAAGAATTCGAGCTTCTGGCCTACTTTGTGGAAAACCAGGGAATCGCCCTGTCCCGGGAGAAGATATTGAACAATGTGTGGAATTATGACTATTTCGGGGATGCAAGGACGATCGACACCCATGTGAAGAAGTTAAGAAGCAAGCTGGGCGACAAGGGAAACTATATCAAGACAATCTGGGGCATGGGCTATAAATTCGAGGTAGAGGCATGATGAAGCATTCAATCAAGCGGCAGATGATCACGGTCTTTATAGGCCTGCTGGCATCCATGGTCCTGCTGCTTCTGATCATTAACGTCAGTTTTCTGGAACCATATTATATCAGCAACAAAGAGACGCAATTTATAGATATGTATGAAAAACTAAGCCAGTGTATGGACAAAGGCACGATGGAGGACAAGGAAGTGTCTGTGAAAATGATCCATTTGGCGGAGAAGAATAATATCTCATTCCTGATCGTAAATGATGCCACAGGAAAAGGATATACCAATGTCTATGACTCGGATATGCTGGTAAACCAGCTGCGAGGATATTCGCTGAACCAGGCGCAGAAGGGGAGCAAGATTCTGGAAAGCACAAAGGAGTATCAGATCAGCCAGTCTTTCGACCCGTGGAACCAGACGGACTATATAGAGATGTGGGGAAGTTTTGACGACGGAAGCAGATTCCTGCTGCGCAGCCCGCTGGAAAGCATCAAAGAAAGCGCCGCCGTCTCCAACCGGTTCCTGATCTATATTGGCAGCCTTCTGATTCTGATATCCGTGGTTCTTGTATGGTACTTTTCAAAGCGGCTTACAGATCCGATTCTGGAACTGGCGGTCCTGTCCGAGAAGATGGCAGATCTGGATTTTGACGCCAAGTATGCCAGTGGAGGCAGCAATGAGATTGGGGAATTAGGAGCCAATTTTAACAGAATGTCAGAGCGGCTTGAGAGCACGATATCTGAACTGAAAAAGGCAAATAACCGTTTGCTGGAAGATATTGAGCAGAAGGACAAACTGGAGAAGATGCGTAACGAGTTCCTGGGAAATGTCTCCCATGAATTAAAGACGCCTATCGCCCTGATCCAGGGATATGCGGAAGGACTGAAGGAAGGAGTCAATGAAGACGCGGCAGGCAGGGAATTCTACTGCGACGTCATCATGGATGAGGCAGCCAAGATGAACCAGATGGTAAAGAATCTGCTGACGCTGAACCAGCTGGAGTTTGGCGACGAAGACATCGTGTTCGAGCGGTTTAACCTGACGGAACTTGTAAGAGGCGTGATTCAGAGTATGGAGATCCTTGCCCAGCAGGCGGAGGCGAAGGTCATCTTCCGACAGCAGGAGCCAGTATATGTGTGGGCGGATGAATTCAAGGCAGAGCAGGTGGTGCGCAACTATATGAGCAATGCCTTCCATCATGTGGGAGGGGAGAAGGTAGTAGAGGTCAAGATCCTCTCGGATGGAGAGAAGGCAAGAGTGAGCGTATTTAATACAGGAGCTCCGATCCCGGAGGAAGATGTGGCGCATATCTGGGACAAGTTTTATAAAGTAGATAAGGCGCATACCAGGGAATATGGGGGGAATGGCATCGGCTTGTCAATCGTAAAGGCAATTATGGAGTCTCTTCATCAGAAGTATGGATTGAATAATTATGACAATGGTGTTGAATTCTGGTTCGAACTTGATGTAAAATAAAACGATACACTATACCGTACCAAAGAAAGGCAGGTCAGTACATTGATAGCAATAATAGATTATGATGCCGGCAATATTAAGAGCGTGGAAAAAGCGCTGCAGCTTTTGAACCAGGAAGTAGTCATCACCAGGGACAGGGATGCGATTTTAAAGGCAGACAAGGTAATTCTTCCGGGAGTGGGCTCCTTTGGAGACGCGATGGGGAAACTGCGCCAGTATGGGCTGGTGGAAGTGATAGAGGAAGTAGTAAGGCGCGGGACGCCGTTTCTCGGCATCTGCCTGGGGCTCCAGCTGTTATTTGAGAGAAGCGACGAGGCGCCGCAGATAGAAGGCCTTGGCATTCTGAAGGGGGAGATTCTTCGCATTCCGGATGGCGATGGGCTTAAGATTCCGCATATGGGATGGAATTCCCTGAGATTCCCGAATCAGGGAAGGCTATTCAAAGGCCTGACCGAAGAGCCGTACGTATATTTCGTACATTCTTACTATCTTAAGGCAAAAGAGGAGGAGATCGTGACGGCTACCACCGAGTATGGAACTTTGATTCACGCTTCTGTGGAGAAGGGCAATATATTCGCCTGCCAGTTCCATCCGGAGAAAAGCAGCGATACAGGAATCCAGATACTTAAGAATTTTGTGGAACTATAGACGGAGGAGAGAGTATGCATACAAAAAGAATCATTCCCTGCCTGGACGTGAATAACGGACGCGTAGTAAAGGGCGTAAATTTTGTGGATTTGAAGGATGCCGGAGACCCGGTGGAGATTGGAAAAGCCTATGATAAGGCGGGGGCGGATGAACTGGTATTTTTGGATATCACGGCAACTTCCGATGCAAGGGGAACGGTCGTGGACATGGTACGCAAAGTGGCGGAGACGGTGTTTATACCTTTTACCGTAGGAGGGGGAATCCGTACGGTCGAGGATTTCAAGATGCTGCTCAGGGAAGGAGCAGATAAGATTTCTATCAATTCTTCAGCCATCAATACTCCAAGGCTTATCTCGGACGCGGCAGACAAGTTCGGCAGCCAGTGCGTGGTGGTGGCGATCGATGCCAAGAAAAGACCCGATAACAGCGGCTGGAACATCTATAAAAATGGGGGACGTATTGATGTGGGCATCGATGCGCTGGAATGGGCAAGGAAGGTCGAGAGCCTGGGAGCCGGAGAGATTCTTCTTACCAGTATGGACTGTGACGGGACTAAGGCTGGATACGATCTGGAACTGACCAGAGCCATTG
This genomic interval carries:
- a CDS encoding response regulator transcription factor, whose protein sequence is MEKIKILIVDDESRMRKLVKDFLGREGYLVREAGDGMEALEIFYEEKDIALIILDVMMPRMDGWQTCREIRQSSQVPIIMLTARSEEHDELQGFELGVDEYISKPFSPKILVARVEAILRRSHAIGTGDVIDAGGIMIDKAAHQVKIDDTEIDLSFKEFELLAYFVENQGIALSREKILNNVWNYDYFGDARTIDTHVKKLRSKLGDKGNYIKTIWGMGYKFEVEA
- a CDS encoding anti sigma factor C-terminal domain-containing protein → MKYEERFQRYLDGDADEHESVQIEEDLEKMRILSSYLDSRLDAQLFAEEEGGDQAGKDDGLSRQVSRAVGRKLRRYAIAASIIIVLVIVPLIIYGLSPLMDRVFYNPSKQVTVEAPDGNSAVVYSVFPLAMRTYMELFCADKGRADVAVRPEGYGRYSLDVRTQVNGEITHHSLELTRNHLYRLDMNWNQPDVPGNAFTYCVEEEEMYCGDSLEETASKLKDVPEALKIRAAVSFKKPKNAEELSAFMKAYDSQYLSIPFISCEKQEGIMTDGFGFCPEIIGTDLTDCYDQAKYPYLGLEEYQEGEIPAEVYTSHVESMLQYMLDSPDFLRIFDSGAPGVNLLNDAKYKTALAYVREHGVYGYGAVVNATKQELLAMLEDPSVDGAYMMDSFLDLRF
- the hisH gene encoding imidazole glycerol phosphate synthase subunit HisH; the encoded protein is MIAIIDYDAGNIKSVEKALQLLNQEVVITRDRDAILKADKVILPGVGSFGDAMGKLRQYGLVEVIEEVVRRGTPFLGICLGLQLLFERSDEAPQIEGLGILKGEILRIPDGDGLKIPHMGWNSLRFPNQGRLFKGLTEEPYVYFVHSYYLKAKEEEIVTATTEYGTLIHASVEKGNIFACQFHPEKSSDTGIQILKNFVEL
- a CDS encoding RNA polymerase sigma factor; its protein translation is MHGEGRGIIQKQRAVVLYYFAGLSQADIARQLGMSHGNVRVMLHRAKQRLRNLLED
- the hisF gene encoding imidazole glycerol phosphate synthase subunit HisF, producing MHTKRIIPCLDVNNGRVVKGVNFVDLKDAGDPVEIGKAYDKAGADELVFLDITATSDARGTVVDMVRKVAETVFIPFTVGGGIRTVEDFKMLLREGADKISINSSAINTPRLISDAADKFGSQCVVVAIDAKKRPDNSGWNIYKNGGRIDVGIDALEWARKVESLGAGEILLTSMDCDGTKAGYDLELTRAIAEAVSIPVIASGGAGTMEHFYEALTQGKADAALAASLFHYKELEIREVKEYLRNKGVSVRL
- a CDS encoding sensor histidine kinase, yielding MKHSIKRQMITVFIGLLASMVLLLLIINVSFLEPYYISNKETQFIDMYEKLSQCMDKGTMEDKEVSVKMIHLAEKNNISFLIVNDATGKGYTNVYDSDMLVNQLRGYSLNQAQKGSKILESTKEYQISQSFDPWNQTDYIEMWGSFDDGSRFLLRSPLESIKESAAVSNRFLIYIGSLLILISVVLVWYFSKRLTDPILELAVLSEKMADLDFDAKYASGGSNEIGELGANFNRMSERLESTISELKKANNRLLEDIEQKDKLEKMRNEFLGNVSHELKTPIALIQGYAEGLKEGVNEDAAGREFYCDVIMDEAAKMNQMVKNLLTLNQLEFGDEDIVFERFNLTELVRGVIQSMEILAQQAEAKVIFRQQEPVYVWADEFKAEQVVRNYMSNAFHHVGGEKVVEVKILSDGEKARVSVFNTGAPIPEEDVAHIWDKFYKVDKAHTREYGGNGIGLSIVKAIMESLHQKYGLNNYDNGVEFWFELDVK
- a CDS encoding manganese catalase family protein, whose amino-acid sequence is MWTYEKRLQYPVKISKTCPKTAQLIISQFGGPDGELAASMRYLSQRYTMPCKEVAGLLTDIGTEELAHLEIVCAIIYQLTKDMSPEDAKTAGFDAYYIDHTSGLWPQAAGGIPFNACEFQSKGDAITDLFEDLAAEQKARTTYDNILRVVDDPEIKDPIRFLRAREVVHFQRFGEALEKTKDKLDAKNYYYANPEFDKKLFG
- a CDS encoding LysE family transporter; this translates as MQAVSSLPEGNRMFNTIPFLTYVVVANISPGPNAILSLSNASRYPLRKAIRFNLGIAVGVFAVMLLCGIFGLAVLEVFPPIQKILVWVGAAYILWLAFQTLKDEGKEEEAGEKEPGNLFVKGIVLQFVNPNTILYGVTAFTTFILPYYKKPMYLIAFSVFLSWMAFVENGCWTVFGSLFQKIIVRYRRAVNVFLALLLAYCAVSLVI
- a CDS encoding ferritin-like domain-containing protein, translated to MPDFASAASEMTTVHQYLFQSWTISNDYQGIRRLIQRMAVVEQHHFSILGQLITLLGAQPECRSSEPESYWCGDMVNYSCDVRTLLSINAESERFAAKAYADQAQEIKDPLVSKMLARLSLDEELHCKIFSDFLAQI
- a CDS encoding spore coat protein CotJB, translating into MEDRHALLQKINEISFVFNDLTLYLDTHPMDSIAKSDFQQAASKRKELMQKYAKEFGPLTLDCSCEYHSWAEGPTPWEGGHI
- a CDS encoding AAA family ATPase; amino-acid sequence: MTENVIITIGRQYGSGGREIGIRLAKKLEIPLYDHNLVAMAAKELGISEKEAKEADETALEGFLSSYIVGPGDYAVYMNAEDDMRPLTDRVYRAQSEIIKRLADRSPCVIVGRCADYILSDCPKCISVFICADKEDRIHRIAALRDLPERKAAEKIKKVDRERRYYYESNTGEEWGKSGTYQVILNVSRTGIEKAVDMLAALFNGLCD
- a CDS encoding spore coat associated protein CotJA, with the protein product MDKNQQNTRQECTCVLAMAAIPMQIYGQLYEPEEALARGTVFKELDLPFFMGGGTDGR